A window of Azospirillum lipoferum 4B contains these coding sequences:
- a CDS encoding PhoX family protein — translation MPVQLPETSRRSVLRALAGLPLLPVAGIGAGELLFASGAEAASAKGAPVAVEFVGMAAPTTAAAQARTVVESSMVVTWADGSKQSFALGYQPLFITGDMVPDGKGGTILAGGYTDIDGKPILDRSMATPTQFFSDCPDGCNLLAPVPGAKVAGVTGNTLFAVVQFEYATRDSKDASMYGKLPSPIAVLTLDQNKETGALKLVQYHNVDTSPAHGLWITCGASLSPWNTHLSSEEYEPDATALDDQFRAYSKNLFGDETKANPYHYGHLPEVIVNPDGTGTIKKHYNLGRISHELVQVMPDERTVLMGDDTTNGGLFMFIADQAKDLSAGTLYAAKMEQEEGKDIDKGGAFALKWVKLGHATSAEIEKLADSLKAADIVEVKKEDPKDPSFTAIGFNGKTQWVKFKPGMEKAAAFLETHRYAPTVGATLALTKLEGVTVNAKDKTAYMAVSYIYKSMSDGKSGIKVKAINAGAVYQLPMKGGQTDLAGAAIASDWVPVHFSPVPALVGRDLATPDAIGNTADADLIANPDNLKFSEKLRTLFIGEDSGNHVNNFLWAYNVDSKKLARLLSCPAGAESTGLQAADDVNGFSYIMSNFQHPGDWEKGLHDKVKDSVASLIDDAYRNRRSGGVGYIHGLPQAV, via the coding sequence CTGCCCGTCCAATTGCCTGAAACGTCGCGCCGTTCGGTGCTCCGCGCCCTTGCCGGGCTGCCGCTGCTGCCGGTCGCCGGCATCGGCGCCGGAGAACTGCTGTTCGCCTCGGGCGCCGAAGCAGCATCCGCCAAGGGCGCGCCGGTCGCCGTCGAGTTCGTCGGCATGGCCGCCCCCACCACTGCTGCGGCGCAAGCCAGGACCGTGGTCGAGTCCAGCATGGTCGTGACCTGGGCCGACGGCTCGAAGCAGAGCTTCGCTCTCGGCTATCAGCCGCTGTTCATCACCGGCGACATGGTTCCGGACGGCAAGGGCGGCACGATCCTGGCCGGCGGCTATACCGACATCGACGGCAAGCCGATCCTCGACCGGTCGATGGCGACCCCGACCCAGTTCTTCTCCGACTGCCCGGACGGCTGCAACCTGCTGGCCCCGGTCCCGGGTGCCAAGGTGGCCGGCGTCACCGGCAACACCCTGTTCGCCGTCGTCCAGTTCGAATATGCGACCCGCGATTCCAAGGACGCCTCGATGTACGGCAAGCTGCCGTCGCCGATCGCCGTCCTGACGCTGGACCAGAACAAGGAAACCGGCGCGCTGAAGCTGGTGCAGTACCACAATGTCGACACCAGCCCGGCGCACGGCCTGTGGATCACCTGCGGCGCCAGCCTGTCGCCCTGGAACACCCACCTGTCGAGCGAGGAATACGAGCCGGACGCGACCGCGCTCGACGACCAGTTCCGCGCCTACAGCAAGAACCTGTTCGGCGACGAGACCAAGGCCAACCCCTATCACTACGGCCACCTGCCGGAAGTGATCGTGAACCCCGACGGCACCGGCACCATCAAGAAGCACTACAATCTCGGCCGCATCTCGCACGAGCTGGTGCAGGTGATGCCCGACGAGCGCACCGTGCTGATGGGTGACGACACCACCAACGGCGGCCTGTTCATGTTCATCGCCGATCAGGCGAAGGACCTGTCGGCCGGCACCCTCTATGCCGCCAAGATGGAGCAGGAAGAGGGCAAGGACATCGACAAGGGCGGCGCCTTCGCGCTGAAGTGGGTCAAGCTGGGCCACGCCACCAGCGCCGAGATCGAGAAGCTGGCCGACAGCCTGAAGGCCGCCGACATCGTCGAGGTGAAGAAGGAGGATCCGAAGGACCCGTCCTTCACCGCCATCGGCTTCAACGGCAAGACCCAGTGGGTCAAGTTCAAGCCGGGCATGGAGAAGGCCGCCGCCTTCCTGGAAACCCACCGCTACGCCCCGACCGTCGGCGCCACGCTGGCCCTGACCAAGCTTGAAGGCGTCACCGTCAACGCCAAGGACAAGACCGCCTACATGGCGGTGTCCTACATCTACAAGTCGATGAGCGACGGCAAGAGCGGCATCAAGGTGAAGGCGATCAACGCCGGCGCCGTCTATCAGCTGCCGATGAAGGGCGGCCAGACCGACCTCGCCGGCGCCGCCATCGCCAGCGACTGGGTGCCGGTGCATTTCAGCCCGGTCCCCGCCCTGGTCGGCCGCGACCTCGCCACCCCGGACGCCATCGGCAACACCGCCGACGCCGACCTGATCGCCAACCCGGACAACCTGAAGTTCTCCGAGAAGCTGCGCACGCTGTTCATCGGCGAGGACAGCGGCAACCACGTCAACAACTTCCTGTGGGCCTACAACGTCGACAGCAAGAAGCTGGCCCGCCTGCTGTCCTGCCCGGCGGGGGCAGAGTCGACCGGCCTGCAGGCGGCCGACGACGTCAACGGCTTCTCCTACATCATGAGCAACTTCCAGCACCCCGGCGACTGGGAGAAGGGCCTGCACGACAAGGTCAAGGACAGCGTCGCCTCGCTGATCGACGATGCCTACCGCAACCGCCGCAGCGGCGGCGTCGGCTACATCCACGGGCTGCCGCAGGCCGTCTGA
- a CDS encoding sialidase family protein has translation MAMAGVEHRVLYRDPRFYASFPSLTAMPDGSVLLAFRRARDHRWLRGPEYGAGEAGFNHVDHLDSRSQTVLLRLGPDAEPLGEAVALSPDPQAADQDASLLTLRDGRILLTGFRWYPVPSSQGDDLRALGIGLAGSPQKTGDLYIFWGGYSRHSDDGGRNWTPHRDLPPLPGHPDLVPGRRPFHGGAVRGRAVEAPDGTILQTGYTHHPSTGTYASHLFASTDRGESWVHRAVIAIDSDAKAGFCETALHLDADGVLHAFHRTTGLDDCLATSRSTDLGHSWEPWRRHAVVGHPYDACPLPDGRLLLVGGYRHAPYGVRARLYDPRRQQPDEVPELILRDDGPAPDLGYPWASVLPDGRAMVAYYICDATGSRGIEATLFRP, from the coding sequence ATGGCCATGGCCGGTGTCGAACATCGCGTGCTGTACCGCGATCCGCGTTTCTACGCGTCCTTCCCGTCGCTGACCGCGATGCCGGACGGTTCGGTTCTGCTCGCCTTCCGGCGGGCGCGCGACCATCGCTGGCTGCGCGGGCCGGAGTACGGGGCGGGAGAGGCCGGGTTCAACCATGTCGACCATCTCGATTCCCGCTCCCAGACCGTTCTGCTGCGGCTCGGCCCCGATGCGGAACCGCTGGGGGAGGCTGTCGCCCTGTCCCCCGACCCGCAGGCGGCCGACCAGGACGCCAGCCTGCTCACCTTGCGCGACGGCCGCATCCTGCTGACCGGCTTCCGCTGGTACCCTGTGCCGTCGTCCCAAGGGGACGATTTGCGCGCGCTGGGGATCGGGCTGGCCGGCAGCCCGCAGAAGACCGGCGACCTCTACATCTTCTGGGGCGGCTACAGCCGGCACAGCGACGATGGCGGGCGGAACTGGACCCCGCACCGCGACCTGCCCCCCCTGCCCGGCCATCCCGACCTCGTGCCGGGCCGGCGGCCCTTCCATGGCGGGGCGGTGCGCGGCCGGGCGGTGGAGGCGCCGGACGGCACCATCCTGCAGACCGGCTACACCCACCACCCCTCCACCGGCACCTATGCCAGCCATCTCTTCGCCTCCACCGACCGGGGCGAGAGCTGGGTGCACCGGGCAGTCATCGCCATCGATTCCGACGCCAAGGCCGGCTTCTGCGAGACGGCGCTGCATCTGGACGCCGACGGCGTGCTGCACGCCTTCCACCGCACCACCGGGCTGGACGATTGTCTGGCGACCTCGCGCTCGACCGACCTCGGCCACAGCTGGGAGCCGTGGCGGCGTCATGCGGTGGTCGGCCATCCCTATGACGCCTGCCCGCTGCCGGACGGCCGCCTGCTGCTGGTCGGCGGTTACCGCCATGCGCCCTACGGCGTGCGCGCCCGCCTCTACGACCCGCGCCGCCAGCAGCCGGACGAGGTGCCGGAGCTGATTCTGCGTGACGACGGGCCGGCGCCGGATCTCGGCTATCCCTGGGCGTCGGTGCTGCCCGACGGCCGCGCCATGGTCGCCTATTACATCTGCGACGCCACCGGCTCGCGCGGGATCGAGGCGACGCTGTTCCGGCCCTGA
- a CDS encoding glycosyltransferase — protein MQTEANSPIPRLIHQTWKTRDVPPGLQALQRSWTGRNPGFAYRFWTDDDIGRFMAEEHPALLPVFHGYADPIARIDLARYLILRRFGGVYADLDFECLRPIDGLLEGRSFIVGLEPEEHGRLAKAAERGLPRILCPSFLASVPGHPFWDHLLSRLVEARHCGDVLDATGPFLLTRAHADYAGARYEDGPAAVTVLPPELLYPVTKDECWSGRLFDPVFWEQATRDAYAVHYWEGTWFRGAAERGAGPAAELPRQVAAVVTDGRPDGERPAGGTADGLPPISCLMVTRGRSGLLTFAIEGFARQTYPNRELVIVCDSPALPQDDPLERAIRDAGCPNIRLIRVETGSLPGSLTLGELRNIAVDQAAGRYVCQWDDDDLYDPCRLEMQQRVLAAAGAQACLLGRWMIWWPAENRLAVSCERDWEGSLLCEKAAMPRYPALRHGEDTPVVEQLRRSARVVRMDLPRLYTYVVHGGNTFAASHFEAHWQAATARFDGGRCRAVLEEMGKRLPVEGYRRAVPAPAPSPAPAPSPAPADAAARQDSVLVLTPVKDAVAHLPRYLELLGRLDHDPSRLSLGFLEGDSRDGTHDWLAARLPELRQRYRRVTLLRHDHGFRPEGPRWAPAIQRRRREVLARARNRLLSGALGDEDWVLWLDADLVDYPPDLPARLIAAGRDIVVPHCVLPDGRTFDLNSFRLEGETEDPRHLADGIFQPPRGAGRRYLGDFPGEEAVPLDGVGGTALLVRADLHREGLCFPPYSHRGYIETEGLAAMARDMDVTAWGLPGLRIVHADH, from the coding sequence ATGCAGACTGAAGCCAATTCCCCCATTCCGCGCCTGATCCACCAGACCTGGAAGACCCGCGACGTTCCGCCGGGTCTCCAGGCGCTTCAGCGCAGCTGGACCGGGCGCAATCCCGGCTTCGCCTATCGGTTCTGGACCGACGACGACATCGGGCGCTTCATGGCGGAGGAGCATCCGGCTCTGCTGCCGGTCTTCCACGGCTATGCCGATCCCATCGCGCGCATCGATCTGGCCCGCTACCTGATCCTGCGCCGCTTCGGCGGGGTCTATGCCGACCTCGATTTCGAATGCCTGCGTCCGATCGACGGGCTGCTGGAGGGCCGGAGCTTCATCGTCGGGCTGGAGCCGGAGGAGCATGGCCGGCTGGCGAAGGCGGCGGAGCGCGGGCTGCCGCGCATCCTCTGTCCGTCCTTCCTCGCCTCGGTTCCCGGCCATCCCTTCTGGGACCATCTGCTGTCCCGGCTGGTCGAGGCGCGGCATTGCGGGGACGTGCTGGACGCCACCGGCCCCTTCCTGCTGACCCGCGCCCATGCCGACTATGCGGGAGCCCGGTATGAGGATGGCCCGGCCGCGGTGACGGTGCTGCCGCCGGAGCTGCTCTACCCCGTCACCAAGGACGAGTGCTGGAGCGGTCGCCTGTTCGATCCGGTCTTCTGGGAACAGGCGACGCGCGACGCCTATGCCGTCCATTACTGGGAGGGGACATGGTTCCGCGGTGCTGCGGAACGCGGCGCCGGACCGGCTGCCGAACTGCCCCGGCAGGTCGCGGCGGTGGTGACCGACGGGCGGCCGGACGGAGAACGTCCTGCCGGGGGGACGGCGGACGGCTTGCCGCCGATCTCCTGCCTGATGGTCACCAGGGGGCGGAGCGGACTGCTGACGTTCGCCATCGAGGGCTTCGCGCGCCAGACCTATCCGAACCGCGAGCTGGTCATCGTCTGCGACAGCCCGGCGCTGCCGCAGGACGACCCGCTGGAGCGCGCCATCCGCGACGCGGGTTGCCCGAACATCCGCCTGATCCGAGTGGAGACCGGCTCCCTGCCCGGCAGCTTGACGCTGGGCGAGCTGCGCAACATCGCCGTCGACCAGGCGGCCGGCCGCTATGTCTGCCAATGGGACGACGACGACCTCTACGACCCCTGCCGGCTGGAGATGCAGCAGCGGGTGCTGGCCGCCGCCGGCGCCCAGGCCTGCCTGCTCGGCCGCTGGATGATCTGGTGGCCGGCGGAGAACCGGCTGGCGGTGTCCTGCGAACGGGACTGGGAAGGCTCGCTTCTGTGCGAGAAGGCGGCGATGCCCCGCTACCCCGCCCTTCGCCACGGCGAGGACACGCCGGTGGTCGAGCAGCTGCGCCGCAGCGCCCGTGTCGTCCGCATGGACCTGCCGCGGCTCTACACCTATGTCGTCCATGGCGGCAACACCTTCGCCGCTTCCCATTTCGAAGCCCACTGGCAGGCGGCCACCGCCCGCTTCGACGGTGGGCGCTGCCGGGCCGTGCTGGAGGAGATGGGCAAGCGCCTGCCGGTGGAAGGCTACCGCCGGGCCGTCCCTGCCCCTGCCCCGTCCCCTGCCCCTGCCCCGTCCCCTGCCCCGGCCGACGCCGCGGCGCGGCAGGACAGCGTGCTGGTGCTGACCCCGGTGAAGGATGCGGTCGCCCATCTGCCGCGCTACCTGGAGCTGCTCGGCCGGCTCGACCATGATCCGTCCCGCCTGTCGCTGGGCTTTCTGGAGGGGGACAGCCGCGACGGGACCCACGACTGGCTGGCCGCAAGGCTGCCGGAGCTGCGGCAGCGCTATCGCCGGGTGACGCTGCTGCGCCACGACCACGGCTTCCGCCCCGAGGGGCCGCGCTGGGCGCCGGCGATCCAGCGGCGGCGGCGGGAGGTGCTGGCGCGCGCGCGCAACCGGCTGCTGTCCGGCGCGCTGGGGGACGAGGACTGGGTTCTGTGGCTCGACGCCGATCTGGTCGATTACCCGCCGGATCTGCCGGCCCGGCTGATCGCCGCCGGGCGCGACATCGTCGTCCCCCATTGCGTCCTGCCCGACGGGCGGACCTTCGACCTCAACAGCTTCCGGCTGGAGGGGGAGACGGAGGACCCGCGCCATCTGGCCGACGGCATCTTCCAGCCGCCGCGCGGCGCCGGACGGCGCTATCTGGGCGATTTTCCGGGAGAGGAGGCCGTGCCGCTGGACGGGGTTGGCGGCACGGCGCTGCTGGTGCGCGCGGACCTTCACCGCGAGGGGCTGTGTTTCCCGCCCTACAGCCACCGCGGCTACATCGAGACCGAGGGGCTGGCGGCAATGGCGCGCGACATGGACGTCACCGCCTGGGGCCTGCCGGGCCTGCGCATCGTTCACGCCGATCACTGA
- a CDS encoding GNAT family N-acetyltransferase — translation MSGSLTFIEPTEEHAQMLLDWRTRPDIAGQMLSSVAYDVERQKAWLRRSKERDDYVHRILCVDGVPAGHVSITVTEPEWRIATFGVLMGERAGRMGAAPLNFAYMLNHVFFTMGLRKVVNHILGTNSPRLLKGQPMIGYRPVGVLKRQVVKDGQEIDLHIFEMLADDWLTVRERFRIYQDMDGREWR, via the coding sequence ATGAGCGGCTCGCTGACCTTCATCGAGCCGACGGAGGAGCACGCCCAGATGCTGCTCGACTGGCGCACCCGGCCCGACATCGCCGGCCAGATGCTGAGCAGCGTGGCTTACGACGTGGAACGGCAGAAGGCGTGGCTGCGGCGCAGTAAAGAGCGCGACGACTATGTCCACCGCATCCTCTGCGTCGACGGCGTGCCGGCCGGCCATGTCTCCATCACCGTGACCGAGCCGGAGTGGCGGATCGCCACCTTCGGCGTGCTGATGGGCGAGCGGGCAGGGCGGATGGGGGCGGCCCCGCTGAACTTCGCCTACATGCTGAACCATGTCTTCTTCACCATGGGGCTGCGCAAGGTGGTGAACCACATACTGGGCACCAACAGCCCCCGCCTGCTGAAGGGCCAGCCGATGATCGGCTACCGCCCGGTCGGCGTGCTGAAGCGCCAGGTGGTGAAGGACGGGCAGGAGATCGACCTGCACATCTTCGAGATGCTGGCCGATGACTGGCTGACGGTGCGCGAGCGCTTCCGCATCTACCAGGACATGGACGGGCGGGAGTGGCGGTAG
- a CDS encoding NUDIX hydrolase: MPGHRPYRLHRPWTVLDSRELLDADPFLKVRVETVELPDGRRIDDYYQFDQPSFACIFAETADGRIVTYRQYRHGPRKVGLVFPGGHLSPGEEPLAAAKRELMEETGMEAESWTDLGAYIVNANQGGAWSHMFHATGCRRVADPVTDDLEDTEILLLTRQDLLEAIGRGEMHLLTQIALVGMVWQADIARVLSRTHSPDTASPDTASRGKTG; the protein is encoded by the coding sequence ATGCCCGGACATCGCCCCTACCGCCTGCATCGCCCCTGGACCGTGCTGGACAGCCGCGAGCTGCTCGACGCCGATCCCTTCCTGAAGGTGCGGGTGGAGACGGTGGAGCTGCCGGACGGGCGGCGGATCGACGACTATTACCAGTTCGACCAGCCCTCCTTCGCCTGCATCTTCGCCGAGACGGCGGACGGGCGGATCGTCACCTACCGCCAATACCGCCACGGCCCGCGCAAGGTCGGTCTGGTCTTCCCCGGCGGCCATCTGTCGCCCGGCGAGGAGCCGCTGGCCGCGGCGAAGCGCGAGCTGATGGAGGAGACGGGGATGGAGGCGGAGAGCTGGACCGACCTCGGCGCCTACATCGTCAACGCCAACCAGGGCGGGGCCTGGTCGCACATGTTCCACGCCACCGGCTGCCGCCGCGTCGCCGATCCGGTAACCGACGACCTGGAGGACACCGAGATCCTGCTCCTGACCCGGCAGGACCTGCTGGAGGCCATCGGCCGCGGCGAGATGCACCTGCTGACCCAGATCGCACTGGTCGGCATGGTCTGGCAGGCCGACATCGCGCGGGTGCTGTCCCGCACCCACTCCCCGGACACAGCATCGCCAGACACAGCCAGTCGAGGAAAAACCGGATGA
- a CDS encoding FitA-like ribbon-helix-helix domain-containing protein, with amino-acid sequence MASITIRNLDDPLKARLRIRAAHHGRSMEDEARHILRAALTEESQAATNLGEAIHQRFARLGGVEVTEVKREALRTPPSFD; translated from the coding sequence ATGGCCAGCATCACGATCCGGAACCTCGATGATCCGTTGAAGGCCCGGCTGCGAATCCGCGCCGCCCATCACGGCCGCTCCATGGAGGATGAGGCCCGCCACATCCTGCGCGCGGCACTCACGGAAGAGAGCCAGGCGGCGACGAATCTCGGGGAAGCCATCCACCAGCGGTTCGCGCGGCTCGGCGGTGTCGAGGTGACGGAGGTGAAGCGCGAAGCCTTGCGGACGCCGCCGAGCTTCGACTGA
- a CDS encoding glycosyltransferase family 2 protein — protein sequence MPTTQRPAAAVAPEIAVSIVICTYRRPELLGACLDSLIGQQVGGASSGSAHEILVIDNSALAEGRPVVESRQAAFALRGVPLRHVLETGPGVSSARNRGVAEAVGELIVFIDDDERACDGWLERLLEPFHRLGDAVDIVAGEVEPDFGALPRPDWLADDMMHSFSCRWGWDSDSRFLREGEWFGEGNCAFRKRLMAGRSFSTDLGRKGDGLLTNEGMVFMEMRSAGAATYYVPSATVFHLIHPDRLNRRWLMRRMFYQGVSNRLTQRRYGLREQRWDFNVNLAKLADIDVETLEGEPLRAFIRLYYQLGYASALAMN from the coding sequence ATGCCGACCACCCAGCGCCCCGCCGCCGCCGTTGCCCCGGAGATCGCAGTCAGCATCGTCATCTGCACCTATCGGCGGCCCGAGCTGCTCGGCGCCTGCCTTGACAGCCTGATCGGGCAGCAGGTGGGCGGCGCCTCTTCAGGCTCCGCCCATGAAATCCTCGTGATCGACAATTCCGCCCTGGCGGAAGGGCGCCCGGTCGTCGAGAGCCGGCAGGCCGCCTTCGCCTTGCGGGGGGTGCCCCTGCGCCATGTCCTGGAGACCGGGCCGGGCGTCAGCTCCGCCCGCAACCGCGGCGTGGCCGAGGCGGTGGGAGAGCTGATCGTTTTCATCGACGACGACGAGCGGGCCTGCGACGGCTGGCTGGAGCGGCTGCTGGAGCCGTTCCACCGGCTGGGCGATGCCGTCGACATCGTTGCCGGCGAGGTCGAACCGGATTTCGGCGCCCTGCCCAGGCCCGACTGGCTGGCAGACGACATGATGCATTCCTTCTCGTGCCGCTGGGGGTGGGACAGCGACTCCCGCTTCCTGCGGGAGGGCGAATGGTTCGGGGAGGGAAACTGCGCCTTCCGCAAGCGGCTGATGGCCGGGCGTTCCTTCTCGACCGATCTCGGCCGCAAGGGGGACGGGCTGCTGACGAACGAAGGCATGGTCTTCATGGAGATGCGCAGCGCGGGAGCGGCGACCTATTACGTGCCGTCCGCGACAGTGTTCCATCTCATCCACCCCGACCGGCTGAACCGTCGCTGGCTGATGCGGCGGATGTTCTACCAGGGGGTCTCCAACCGCCTGACGCAACGGCGATATGGGCTGAGGGAACAGCGCTGGGACTTCAACGTCAATCTGGCCAAGCTGGCCGATATCGACGTCGAAACCCTGGAAGGGGAACCCCTGCGGGCGTTTATCCGGCTGTACTACCAGCTCGGCTATGCCTCGGCTCTGGCGATGAATTGA
- a CDS encoding type II toxin-antitoxin system VapC family toxin produces MIVLDTNVLSELMRPTPSEAVLRWFAGHSAATLFTTTITQAEILYGLALLPEGRRRSDLLTAAEQMFAEDFAGRLLPFDSMAAKAFAPIAAGRRQQGRPTGAFDAQIASVAASRGAALATRNVADFLDCGVPIVNPWES; encoded by the coding sequence ATGATCGTCCTCGACACCAACGTGCTCTCGGAACTGATGCGCCCAACCCCGTCCGAAGCCGTACTCCGCTGGTTCGCCGGGCACTCCGCCGCCACCCTGTTCACGACAACGATCACCCAGGCGGAAATCCTGTACGGCCTTGCCCTGCTGCCGGAGGGGCGGCGGCGCAGCGATCTCCTGACGGCGGCGGAGCAGATGTTTGCCGAAGACTTCGCCGGCCGGCTACTGCCCTTCGACAGCATGGCGGCAAAAGCTTTCGCGCCCATCGCTGCGGGACGACGGCAACAAGGTCGGCCAACCGGAGCCTTCGATGCGCAGATCGCCTCCGTCGCAGCGTCCCGTGGCGCTGCCTTGGCAACCAGAAACGTGGCGGATTTCCTGGATTGTGGGGTTCCCATCGTCAACCCGTGGGAAAGCTGA
- a CDS encoding aromatic ring-hydroxylating oxygenase subunit alpha: MEKTLPFAPAKAVPGISPASYHDPEIFRAEEERIFRRSWVFAGFTDELARPNDYLTRRIGGLDVLVQNFDGELRGFRNVCTHRFALIHRAPRGNGMLRCGYHGWTFDRDGVPYGIPGNEANFGLDREGRCGHALTPVAVGVCGRFVFLRVAAEGPGLDDWLGVYGDVLRHASEIFVRPFDEQAMEWAANWKMGVESVLEVYHADLTHPTTFRKLVKGDWRCDYDGAHSRGVTSVSDKSARWWDGVSERLGFRPSPLLREYDHLHIFPNLEIGFTRGAVMSVQTYDPLGPDRCALNLRLFLADPEGDADGKGGRGGPAARRLIEEGARDLNVALLREDQEASELAFRGCRQTERPALLGLNEERIQQFHAVWRGMMGG; this comes from the coding sequence ATGGAAAAGACCCTGCCCTTCGCTCCGGCGAAAGCCGTCCCCGGCATTTCCCCCGCCTCCTATCACGACCCGGAGATCTTCCGGGCGGAGGAGGAGCGGATCTTCCGCCGTTCCTGGGTCTTTGCCGGCTTCACCGACGAGCTTGCCCGGCCCAACGACTATCTCACCCGGCGGATCGGCGGGCTGGACGTGCTGGTGCAGAATTTCGACGGGGAACTGCGGGGCTTCCGCAATGTCTGCACCCACCGCTTCGCCCTGATCCACCGGGCGCCGCGCGGCAACGGCATGCTGCGCTGCGGCTATCACGGCTGGACCTTCGACCGCGACGGCGTGCCCTACGGCATTCCCGGCAACGAGGCGAATTTCGGCCTCGACCGCGAGGGCCGCTGCGGCCATGCCCTGACGCCGGTAGCGGTGGGGGTGTGCGGCCGCTTCGTCTTCCTGCGGGTGGCGGCGGAGGGGCCGGGCCTCGACGACTGGCTGGGTGTCTATGGCGACGTGCTGCGCCATGCCTCGGAAATCTTCGTCCGCCCCTTCGACGAGCAGGCGATGGAGTGGGCCGCCAACTGGAAGATGGGGGTGGAGAGCGTGCTGGAGGTCTATCACGCCGACCTCACCCACCCCACGACCTTCCGCAAGCTGGTGAAGGGCGACTGGCGCTGCGATTACGACGGCGCCCATTCCCGCGGCGTCACGTCGGTGTCGGACAAAAGCGCCCGCTGGTGGGACGGTGTGTCCGAACGGCTGGGCTTCCGCCCCAGCCCGCTTTTGCGCGAGTACGACCACCTGCACATCTTCCCCAACCTGGAGATCGGCTTCACCCGCGGCGCGGTGATGAGCGTCCAGACCTACGATCCGCTCGGCCCCGACCGCTGCGCGCTGAACCTCCGCCTGTTCCTGGCCGATCCGGAGGGCGATGCCGATGGCAAAGGTGGCCGGGGCGGTCCCGCCGCCCGCCGCCTGATCGAGGAGGGGGCACGGGATCTCAACGTCGCCCTGCTGCGCGAGGACCAGGAGGCGTCGGAACTGGCCTTCCGGGGCTGCCGCCAGACGGAGCGCCCCGCCCTGCTCGGCCTGAACGAGGAACGCATCCAGCAGTTCCACGCGGTCTGGCGGGGGATGATGGGGGGCTGA
- a CDS encoding type II toxin-antitoxin system VapC family toxin, with amino-acid sequence MLSVPSTTILPVSRGITAEPRNFHQYGLKLSVAFRGSALDARLAEQGGLVAGFDPAVCLTAGMMDWPHRDPFDSLLAATAMHYKLPLVSAGAAFDGIVTRLW; translated from the coding sequence ATGCTTTCAGTTCCCTCCACCACAATTCTTCCCGTTTCCCGAGGCATCACCGCGGAACCGAGGAATTTTCATCAATACGGGTTGAAATTATCAGTCGCATTCAGAGGAAGCGCCCTGGATGCGCGGCTGGCCGAGCAGGGTGGGCTGGTCGCCGGCTTCGATCCGGCGGTCTGCCTGACGGCCGGCATGATGGACTGGCCTCACCGTGATCCTTTTGACAGTCTGTTGGCGGCGACGGCGATGCACTACAAGCTGCCGCTGGTCTCCGCCGGCGCGGCCTTCGACGGCATCGTCACGCGGCTGTGGTGA